In Musa acuminata AAA Group cultivar baxijiao chromosome BXJ2-10, Cavendish_Baxijiao_AAA, whole genome shotgun sequence, a genomic segment contains:
- the LOC135624234 gene encoding transcription factor JUNGBRUNNEN 1-like codes for MDEKREKAGQQQGITVEEEEGKDVVLPGFRFHPTDEELVGFYLRRKVAKKAFSIDIIKEIDIYKHDPWDLPKVMSSAGEKEWYFFCLRGRKYRNSIRPNRVTGSGFWKATGIDRSICSAGRCIGLKKSLVYYTGSAGKGTKTDWMMHEFRLPCTNTDNTCPTMQEAEIWTICRIFQRSIAAPKRSWRDSISKKKSDDGNDEFRFDASSDCQTHASQRNSVAQAPMAALYSDVGPTPYANDFFPDGNWDELGRMVEFMTVQNVFSYCK; via the exons ATGGATGAGAAGCGGGAGAAGGCCGGGCAGCAACAAGGGATCACagtagaagaggaggaagggaagGACGTGGTGCTTCCGGGATTCCGGTTTCATCCCACCGATGAAGAGCTCGTCGGGTTTTACCTGCGGAGGAAGGTTGCGAAGAAGGCCTTCAGCATAGACATCATCAAAGAGATCGATATCTACAAGCATGATCCTTGGGATCTTCCAA AAGTCATGAGCTCTGCCGGAGAGAAGGAATGGTACTTCTTTTGCCTGAGAGGTAGGAAGTACAGGAACAGCATCAGGCCGAACAGGGTCACCGGATCCGGATTCTGGAAGGCCACCGGCATCGACAGGTCCATATGCTCCGCCGGTCGCTGCATCGGCCTCAAGAAGTCCCTCGTTTACTACACAGGCAGCGCCGGGAAAGGCACCAAGACGGACTGGATGATGCACGAGTTCCGCCTTCCTTGCACCAACACCGACAACACTTGCCCTACCATGCAAGAAGCT GAGATTTGGACGATATGCCGAATCTTTCAGCGGAGTATTGCCGCCCCCAAGAGAAGCTGGAGGGATTCGATCAGCAAGAAAAAATCTGATGACGGGAACGACGAGTTCAGGTTCGATGCCTCCTCGGACTGCCAAACGCATGCAAGCCAGCGGAACTCGGTGGCGCAGGCTCCCATGGCGGCGTTGTACTCCGACGTGGGACCGACTCCCTACGCGAATGACTTCTTCCCGGATGGCAACTGGGACGAGCTTGGAAGGATGGTGGAGTTCATGACAGTTCAAAATGTGTTCTCTTACTGTAAATAA